cattatttgtcatgagaAATTAATCCATATGTTGAGAATCATATACATATGTTCTACGGGTTGTTTTAATATCTAttcattacaatttttaattcgttAGAAGGCGACTGGCctttcgaatttatttaatttatattattcagGTAGATGAGTATCTTGCGATAGCTGACGTTTTAGTCGAGTGTGTAGCTTTCGTATATTCAGATTGTACTCTCTTGCGGAACTacaattttggattttttgaaagaaagtTGTTGTCCTATATATAAAATTCTCAATCGTCTCTATATTTAAGTCGTTTCTTATTTGTTCATTTCTAACAAACCAGGGTGCATCTACTGTTATTCTAATGACTTTGTTTTGTAACGATtctaatttcttaatatttgtttttgatgTATTGCTCCACACCGGGCTAGCATAAGTGATTAGTAAGGGGATTAgtgattttatatatttatatactaATATCGTGCAGTTGGTTTTTAAGTTTGATTTTCAGTTTATAAATGGGTATAATTCACGTAATCTGTTGTACCCTTGATTTAGTTTGTAGTTGATATGTATACTCCATGTTAACCTTTGATCTAGCATGATTCCCAGATATTTTACTGCTTTGTGTTTTGGAttccattttatttcttatttttcttattcttctcagagtaaaaatttttcctttGCATTTGTTTAGGTTGAGTTGTATATTCCCTTTATTCAGCCATTTAATAGTTTCGTTGAGTAAACTTTGCAGCTGCTCTATAGTTTTTTCGAAATCATAgttttgtgttaaaattaCCATGTCATCTGCAAACAATCCTAGACTGCTTAGCCTAGGTATTGGTATGTCatacatatatgtatattaaatgTAGAAGTATCCATATCATCAGTTTGGATTATAGTATTTGGAAATTAAACCACTTATTATACTacgatgattatttatttattaaaatgtcttTACCGGTTTCGGCACATTGCCGTCTTCTGAAGACGGCAATGTGACTTCTAcaaaagaacaaaaacaaaaatgtatattaCGAATTGCTTACAAGATAATATCAACGTGTGGTTAgaatttttaaacgatttttcttaggttaggtaaattaaaaagttgctATTCTTAGTTATTATCTAAAAtcttaaaactaataaaataaaaaacttacgtCAAGTTCTCTACAATATCGAAAAGcgaattatttcaaacataGGCTGTGATTTTTGCGGATTATTAATTTagtgaagaataaaattactttcaaCGGACATTAATTATTGGCGCGAATGGATGTGTGTGAAAAAGGTTAAGTATCATGAGAGGGAAACTGCATTAGCGACAATAATAATTCGACAAAGCACATAAAGATGGGTTGTCTGAGTTACACAAATTCTAGGAAcaattaaatgttataaaataaaaaaatataaaatgaaaacaatcGAAAACAacacatttaaaaatgaaaaaagaaggaaaaggGCTCTATGGGCGTTAAGGCTTTTCTCCCTACAATTGCAGCATTGAAGTGCCAATCTCTCGATTTGTAGGGAGCATTTAATGTTTATTCTCCtgttttttggaattttttaaaaaagggtcATTCAGGCAGCTATAGAGGGGTGGTTGCAGTTCTGTTAATTGTTCGTTGAGTAGTGTGATGTTTGGTTTTgtagcaataaacttattaatttcGTAGGTCTCTAGTAGTTCCATATGTGGGCTTTTACTCAAATGGTGTAGTAGAATGCTGTTGTTATTTTCCTGGACGTCATGCTTATTGAAAATGATGTGTGTTTCAaactttgaattttctttggttttatGTTCTTTTATACGCTGCCCTAGATATCTCCCCGTTTCGCCGATGTAAGTAGCTTCACAGGAACCGCATTGTTGTTGGTACACACCACTTTTCTGCATTAAAACAGTTTTGTCCTTATTATTCACTAGCAGGTTCTTTATGTTATGTTTGGTTCTGAAAGTAAGGTTAATGtcaaattgtttgaaaatctTTTGGAGTCTGTAAGATATGTGTCCTGGGTATGTAATGACTCGATATGTGTTGTTGTTACACGTGTTGGGGGTTCTATAGTGTAATTATATTCTGTATTGTAGTTTTATGTTGGATTTTGTTAATTAGCCTGTTTATTGTATGCAAATGGTTTATGCAAATactaatttctttctttactTCTCCTTGTTTCAAGTTTGAGTTTAAAGCTCGCCATATGTATGCTCCAAATGAGGCGAGTTTTTGATTGTTATGATGGTATGAATCGTATGGAATTATGCAATCGGTTTGCGTGGGCTTTCTAAAGATGGAAAATTCTATACATATATGTGTTGAATAGCAAAGGCGATAAGGAGCTGCCTTGTGGGACTCCTGCTTTCACTTGTTTGGTCGTTGATGTATAAAGGTGGGGTCTTCCAAAAATGAGAATATTATAGGTCGTAGGTGATTTGGCAGTTTTATGTGATGCAGCTTGTATTTCAAACCTTCTAACCCCACGCTATCGAATGCTTTTGCTACATCTAGAAAGCCAGCCGTTGTGTactttttatctttataaCCTTGTTCGATGATATTTGTAACTCTGGTTAGTTGATGTACCATTAAATATGACTTGCGAAATCCAAATCGGAAACTAGGCAAGATCTTTAGATTGTCAATTATATCTGATAACTTggtatgaataattttttctaatattttggAAAGAGTACGTAATAGGCTTATTGGTCTGTAGTTTTGatattcgtttttcttttttcccgGTTTTGAAATGCTTTCTTCCATGCTATTGGCAAGTAGTTTAGATTAAGGCTGGTATTATAGATGTAGCATTGATTAACTGTCGACTCTGGAAGGTTTTTCAGTACTACATTGGGTATTAAATCGTATCCCGGAGCTTTCCTGGTTGGtatgtattttaatattgCTCGTATCTCTTCCATCGTGGTGGGGTCTTCGCATAATGTGATAGACTTAgtagacataaattctttcaaccttaactcaatcaaactaatacttttttttgcaaaactaactACTTTTTTTGTTCGATTTGTGATTGCTATAGTAGCATGGTTCATtaggaatacattattaaattgtgaacatttctgaccgtagtacgggaacgatttttaacattttcaaaaatatgttatatttttttcttatttttaccagaacaggtatgggttggcctctcacccggTGGCTGCTtaacgttgagtttcgggGCACCTGTATATTCCATGTACAACTCTCTCCCTCAAGatgttaagaatgaaaatattgaaaggtcctatacaggtgtcctatacagatatatttttaacaacaatGTGAGGTGATAGTGACTTTTCTTTCTTATCGTTCGATCAAATGTTTAATCTcggttttttttgttttttattatgcTTTAGTTTGTTTGTGGATTGTTAGGATAGGTAGAATAGGCATTCAAATTTGCTTGTATTCTAATATGATTTGCCCCTTGAGGTTCTCCGAATACATAACAGGTACTGTAATTAGTAttaatatgttatttgtaGTGTAATACGTTATGTTGGGGAATAaagacatttattattattattatcatctgCACGTGGTTTCACGCATAAAAAGTAGGCTCGTTTGTCACAGTTGCAAGGCACACGTCCACACTCACTTACGTTTTAACCCGAactgatttatatcttaaattatagaTTGAAAcctctattttaaaatgatgtataataatcaatATGTTGATTACGAAAATGTATCTCAAATAGTCAAAAATAGAACAGTCTAATATTTTGgggaattaataaatattgatgaaattaaaaaatttgtttcaacgTAATTAATAAATGCTTTAAATTGAGGCATCCGTCGACAATCAAGTGGTgtatagccatgttgaaaagtcggcagatcacagccagtctgggaggcgagtcgctgactataaaggcgctaagaggatgtccccaagggggagtgctatcacctctattatggtgcctggtagttgatgacttgatgaacatcctaactaaaaacggatttaagatacaagggtatgctgatgacctggtaatcacaattcgaggtaaatatgattcaatcataactcagctaatgcagaaagccctactactcaccagtacttggtgcagaagcaatgggctcagcatcaatcccaataaaatcgaaatagtccctttcactcggagaaggaagctacaaataaaagcaccctccattgaaagcagaactattaacctcaaaacagaaactaaatacctaggggtaatacttgatagtaaactaaactggaactcacacttagataaggtgaggaaaaaggccatcatggcaaaccagatctgccgcaggctcctaggaaggaactggggtctcaaaccacgaatggctcattgggcctacgtagcaataatcagacccatggtcgcctacgcctcattggtttggtggccaaaaacaaaacataagacagctcaacaacagctggtacaaatccagcggttagcatgtcttaacataacgggtgcaatgagatcctgtccgacggctgctttggaagccctacttggtctcacaccgctccacatatatatacaaaaggaggcagccttaagtgccttatcactgaaaacagtttcttcactcaagttgatgcagggtaatctcagaggacacctcgagatcctcaaagacccatgtctaaatcacctgattgaaattaaaacggaccttataccgacggaatacaatttcaaccaaccgtataaggtcatatttagtagcagggatgattgggcgaaaggagggcctcaactaaaaagaggagccctagcctggtacaccgatgcttcaaagacagtaagatctggagtaggcatgggcatcagtggaccaaatagccacatcaaattgcccctcagctcggacttaataattttccaagcagaagttcttgctataaacttctgcaccgctttgaacctacagaagggacaaaaaggtgcatccataaacattttcacagacagtcgggccgccttaaaggcaattcaggcctacacgtgtggctccgcactgatcagagagtgcaccaacaacctgagagaactcgctaggggcaatgatgttaccctatggtgggttccaggtcacagcaacattgagggcaatgagaaggccgacaagctggccaaagaggcagcaaacacgcccttcattggaccccaacctggatgtggactacaaaaaagccacctaaaacaaataatcaacaactgggaggcttcaaagatagccttacgctggaaagaacttccaggtcacagacaagcgaagagtatgataactccgttgcaaaacaaaaccaaagaggttttatgcctcagcaaaggggatctaagaacgctctcaggctacctaaccggccatgtgcccctaaaataccacctcttccacattggacaagctgaggatcaaacttgtcgactatgcaacgacgagtcagaaactgctgaacatatactgtgcaattgcgtcgccagaggacgtcaaaggcacaacgtcttcggtaaaactcccctgttacctaccgaacataaaggttcaagacctcaggacaatactaaggttcattaaggacctacatttgccctaaacctttggagggctaaagttacaatagatcttataggtagcggtaacgagaggggccgccctcctcagcccggcagcaataataataataataataaattgatgtaTAAAGATCAATATgttagttttgaaaaaaaattctgaAATTGTCCAAAATCTACcataattaaagtaattaaaaatagaaaatttgcCATGATGACGTagattttcaagtattttattgaaagaaatGAAATACCTTTCGTGTAGCCATCATTAGTCATCGCTTGTCCGAAgttttattaagtaattaaactttatagaTGGTGCAGATAAATCGTTCAGGAGGAGACGTAAAAGAAAACGAACCGAAACTGCAGTGAAACGGTAAAAGAGGATATAAATATGCTGGAGGAGGATGGAAAAGTCTACGGAGGACAATAAATCGTAGTTCAGTAATTATTTTCCGTCTCTAGAGAAAAAGATTTAGCAAAAAAGGAGTCCAATTAAAAATAGTTGCCATTACGACATtatcaacctcaatttatttaagaaaacttggtTACGAATACATGATTGCTTACGATGtacgattaattaattcaaaaaaaggaACAGCAAAACCCCATAATATCAACCAACGAAATCGATACAATGCTatgtgaaaattttaagaattttacaCTCCGATTGAAAGATAATTAGGTAATATAATTAACTTATGGGTAACCGCGTATATAAGCATAGCACTGGCAACAAAGATACACGTGAACAATTTGGCTCCAAATGAAAGTGGTTGATCTTCGGTTGCCTTTTGATCTTCCAATGTAAATTTCGAATCAGCTTTCATGTCTGGGTAATACTCGGTATCGATGCGTTTCACAAAATCCACCAATTCCGTGTAGGTTCGAAGAAGACGTGGAATATCATTGGAAGGAAATGGCAATTTAATTAATGGGGCTAAATACGCGTAAACCATGGCATCCAGTGAAGTGGGTGAACCTCCATAAAAATACGGCGCTTTTCCTAATCTAACCTTGAGAGCTTGAAAACATTTCTCCGCCGTATTGAACATATAAGAATGAATAAACTCAAACGAATCCGTTTCTGTACAAATTGCCGCAACTATATTTTCAGCTTTGCGTCTTCGATGTCTTGgataaacgaaattaaaaggTATTGGCATCGCTTTCGTGTACCAAGGTCTTGTAAACTCGTCAAAGTTCTTCCGGTTCACCCACCACACGTACTCTACAACTGGTTTTAAAGTGTTCTCCAGCAAATTCATAAAAGCGTACGATTGACTACATTGTTTACTACTAAGACCAAACTCGGTGCCGTATCGTTTTATTCTTAGATATCCAAGCATTAGTTGAAGGTTCGTCGTGAATATCCGGCCATGTTGGAAGATTGGAAATGATTCCCCGACGTCCCAATACGGATTTTTATGATACTTATAGGTTACGGGAACATTGGCGATTTTGGTGTACAGCATCATATAAATACAATCGGAACACATTGACGGTAGACCAAAGTCACCCTCCCATACTGTTAATTCTATTGGTATATCTCCCATATTGCCGTGTATCTGTGTAGCAGGAAATTTGGATGATATGATACGCGAAATTTTGACTGATTactttttttgacgttttaattttttgtgattgtGTCACTAATCAAAATGCAATGCAATAATGATTTCTGAAAATCATTACTTCATTACTCACTTTCAACTTAGtgttaacttgaaaaatttgtgaaaaatcgatttcttggaaaatgtttatgaaacTAACAccagttataaataaaagcaccAACTTTTCAATGCTGAAATCAGctttgcaaaatcactttcagtttttgagacacaaagttttgaattaaatcgaaatttcTGGAAATATTTGATGTTTCTTAGATTGAATTTAAGCAATTTGGATTggaaaatctttatgaaattttcaccaactATTAATAAAAGCAAGCTTTCTTCAATGGAAGAGTCcactttgaaaaatctctttttgttcttgagatatcacgTTTTAAACCCAACCGAAATTTCggatatgttttaaaatttagtgttagctttaaaaatttgtgaaaaatcgatttgttggaaaatgtttatgaaattaccatcaataataaataaaaggatctatttttcaattgtgaaatcagttttgaaaaatcacttttagtttgtgtgatacaaagttttttaattaaatcgaaatttttggaaatttttaatgtttcttaaattaaatttaaaccattCTGGGAAACTGAATGATTGGAAAAtctttgtgaaattttcaccaactATTAATGAAAGCAACCTCTCTTCAATGGAATAGTCCtctttgaaaaatctctttttgttcttgagatatcacgTTTTAAACCCAACCGAAATTTCggatatgttttaaaatttagtgttagctttaaaaatttgtgaaaaatcgatttcttggaaaatgtttatgaaattaccatcaataataaataaaaggatctatttttcaattgtgaaatcagttttgaaaaatcacttttagtttgtgtgatacaaagttttttaattaaatcgaaatttctggaaatttttaatgtttcttaaattaaatttaaaccattCTAGGAAACTGAATGATTggaaaatctttatgaaattttcaccaactATTAATGAAAGCAACCTCTCTTCAATGGAATAGTCCtctttgaaaaatctctttttgttcttgagatatcacgTTTTAAACCCAACCGAAATTTCggatatgttttaaaatttagtgttagctttaaaaatttgtgaaaaatcgatttcttggaaaatgtttatgaaattaccatcaataataaataaaaggatctatttttcaattgtgaaatcagttttgaaaaatcacttctaGTTTGTGTgatacaaagttttttaattaaatcgaaatttctggaaatttttaatgttttttagattaaatttaaacaattctgGGAAACTGAATGATTAGAAAATctgtatgaaattttcaccaactATTAATGAAAGCAACCTCTCTTCAATGGAATAGTCCtctttgaaaaatctctttttgttcttgagatatcacgTTTTAAACCCAACCGAAATTTcggttatattttaaaatttagtgttagctttaaaaatttgtgaaaaatcgatttcttggtaaatgtttatgaaattaccaccaattataaataaaagcatCTACTTCTCAATGGTGAAatcagttttgaaaaatcacttttagttttagagatacaaagttttgaattaaatcgaaatttctgaaaatatttaatgtttcttagattgaatttaaacaattctGGGAAACTGATTGATTggaaaatctttatgaaattttcaccaactATTAATAAAAGCAACCTTTCTTCAATGGAGGAGTTcgctttgaaaaatcttttGTGGATCTTGAGTTATCATGTTTTCAACCCAACCGATATTtcggttttattttaaaatttagtgttaatttaaaaaatttgtgaaaaatcgatttcttggaaaatgtttatgaaattaccaccaattataaataaaagcatctacttttcaatggTGAAatcagttttgaaaaatcacttttagttttagagatacaaagttttgaattaaatcgaaatttctgaaaatatttaatgtttcttagattgaatttaaacaattctGGGAAAATGATTGATTGGAAAATCTTTACGACATTTTCACCAACTATTAATAAAAGCAACCTTTCTTCAATGGAATAgtccgttttaaaaaatctcttcTTGTACTtgaaatatcacgttttgaacCCAACCGAAATTTcggttatattttaaaatttactgttaactttaaatagttgtgaaaaatcgattttttggaaaatgtttatgaaatCTCCACCAATTATAAATAGAAGCACCCACTTTTCAATGGTGAAatcagttttgaaaaattgcttttagtttttgagatacaaagttttgaaataaatcaaaatttttggaaattttaatgcttcttagattaaatttaaacaattctgGGAAACTGATTGATTGGAAAAtctttacaaaattttcaccaacTATTAGTAAAAGTGTCTATTTTTTACTGATGTAATCAGTTTTGAAACatctcatttattttttgagatacaactaAATCGAAATTTCTTGCTCAATATGAGCAACTAATTTCTtgtttgtgaaataaaatattatttttttaatgtgttttcTTTTAACTGAGAAAGAAAACAATTCACGTGATTCCATTTTAATCCGCGTTTCGCTTAGGGCGGATATCGCGTAACGGATCCGATGCAGCTCATAAATTTCGGAATTTTACTTATCCAAACGGGCGTAAAACTAATCGAAACGGCATCTCGAGCGTTCGTGACTTCCGCAGGAACGGAAGTCTTCGTTCTTGGAGATTCGAATTGCTCGTAAATATCCGTCGTTAAACGTGTCCGTCCATAACATCTCGCGATCATCCCAAAGAAAAGcttgaaaactttttaataagaaaaaagcaACTAATATTACATTTTAGACAATCAAAGCTATGTTTTACTGGCATTATTGACAGAATTACGATGAAATTCGATTATAATCGGAGTAGTAGGTTGAAGTGACATCAATCCCGAGTGATGGAAATATATCAAAGTGCTCGGTATCCTGATTAATTCGCTGTCATTGTTGGAGGACGACATCAATAGGACGAGTTGCAAGGGGTGCCACTACAAAGCACTTTATCGGCACTGGCTATTACGATCATCATCGTCCAGATGATGATGACGATAATGATGATATCATT
This region of Onthophagus taurus isolate NC chromosome 3, IU_Otau_3.0, whole genome shotgun sequence genomic DNA includes:
- the LOC111414630 gene encoding metaxin-1-like — its product is MGDIPIELTVWEGDFGLPSMCSDCIYMMLYTKIANVPVTYKYHKNPYWDVGESFPIFQHGRIFTTNLQLMLGYLRIKRYGTEFGLSSKQCSQSYAFMNLLENTLKPVVEYVWWVNRKNFDEFTRPWYTKAMPIPFNFVYPRHRRRKAENIVAAICTETDSFEFIHSYMFNTAEKCFQALKVRLGKAPYFYGGSPTSLDAMVYAYLAPLIKLPFPSNDIPRLLRTYTELVDFVKRIDTEYYPDMKADSKFTLEDQKATEDQPLSFGAKLFTCIFVASAMLIYAVTHKLIILPNYLSIGV